Genomic window (Sulfurovum sp. NBC37-1):
CCTCTTCGACTTTGGCACAGAGCTTGATGACTTCTCTGTTTCTCTCGTCCGCATAGGTTTTGAGCTGCTGGACAAATTCATTGTCTTCGCTCAGGCCGTCTTCATCTACGTTTGCACCGTAGATGATCTCTTTGCTTGTCAAGAGGCGCAGGTCTTTGTTGATGGCTTTAAAACCGTCACTTTCAATACCCTCAAAAGTAGAGACAGGGTTTCCCTCTTCGATGTGTGCAAGCAGGGCTTCAGCGGCTTCAAGCTGCATTTTGGCATCTTTGTCATTCCCTTTGGCCTTCTTCTTCAGCATCTCGATACGCTTTAGTACCGCATCGATGTCGGCAAAAAGAAGTTCCTGCTCGATGATCTCCACGTCACGGATGGGATCGATGGAACCTTCCGTATGTACCACGTTGGGGTCTTCGAAACATCTGACGATATGCAGTATCACTTCCGTCTCGCGAATGTTCCCCAGAAATTTGTTCCCAAGGCCTTCACCTTTGCTGGCACCTTTAACCAGACCGGCAATGTCCACAAAATCCAGTGTAGAATGCTGAATACGTTCAGGATTGACGATCTTGGAGAGTTCGTCCAGTCTTTTGTCCGGTACGGGAACAACTGCTTTGTTAGGTTCGATCGTACAGAACGGATAGTTCGCACTCTCTGCATTCTGTGCTTTTGTCAGTGCGTTAAAAGTC
Coding sequences:
- the ychF gene encoding redox-regulated ATPase YchF, with protein sequence MGLGIGLVGLPNVGKSTTFNALTKAQNAESANYPFCTIEPNKAVVPVPDKRLDELSKIVNPERIQHSTLDFVDIAGLVKGASKGEGLGNKFLGNIRETEVILHIVRCFEDPNVVHTEGSIDPIRDVEIIEQELLFADIDAVLKRIEMLKKKAKGNDKDAKMQLEAAEALLAHIEEGNPVSTFEGIESDGFKAINKDLRLLTSKEIIYGANVDEDGLSEDNEFVQQLKTYADERNREVIKLCAKVEEEMVDFEDEEREEMLADLGVEESGLEQIIHKGFDKLGLQSYFTAGVKEVRAWTIRKGTTAPKAAAVIHNDFEKGFIRAEVISYEDFIQYGGEQGAKEAGKNRLEGKEYIVQDGDVMHFRFNV